The genomic DNA CAAAGCCTTCCGGATCAAAGGATTGCTTAATATCCAATTCGTCTTTGCAGACGGAGAACTGTATGTGCTCGAAGTCAATCCGCGGGCAAGCCGTACCGTCCCGTTCATCTCAAAAGTCACGGGCTTACCGGTTGCGCGCCTCGCGACGAATGTCATCTTAGGGGATACGCTTGCGTCTTACGGATTGACGAGTGGCGTTTTACCGGAAGAAGAACTGGTCTCTGTTAAAGTGCCGGTCTTCTCGTTTGCGAAGCTGAAGGAAGTCGACCCGTCGCTCGGACCGGAGATGAAATCGACCGGAGAAGTCATTGGAACGGACCGGACACTTGAAAAAGCACTTTATAAAGGTTTGCTTGCATCCGGTATGGCGATTCCGGAACACGGTCGGGTCTTGCTGACGGTTGCCGATCAGGATAAACAGGAAATGCTGGATCTCGCCAAACGCTTTACAGCACTCGGCTTTACACTCCTCGCCACGGCGGGAACTGCCAGTGTCTTGGCGGAGAACGGTCTGCGTGTCCAAGTCGTCGGTAAGCTCGGTTCGGAACAAGGATCGATGCTCGAGTGGATTGAAAAAGCGGAAGTCGAATACGTCATCAATACAATGAGTCGGGATTCGCAAGTCACGAAAGACGGCTTCATCATTCGCCGGGCGGCAGCAGAAAATAATGTCGTCTGCCTGACATCTCTTGATACAGCCGAAGCCTTGTTACGGGTCATTGAAAGTCTGTCCTTTGAAGCCAGCGCCATTCAACCGTTCGACTATATGAAAAAGGCGGTGACTCGATGATTCAACTCTTGACGGTCGTGACACGACGACAAATTGCTTCAGGCGCGACAGAATTAGTCTGTCGCCGCCCTGATGCGACGTCCATCGAACCAGGTCGGTTCATGCATTTACGGGTCGGTCCGTTATTACGTCGCCCGATCTCAATCGCTAACGTCGAAGGAGATTTAATCACGTTTTTGTTCAAGGAAATCGGTCAAGGTACAAAAGAACTGGCGCGTCTTCGGGCAGGGGATCAAATCGATGCGCTCGGTCCACTCGGAAACGGGTTTCCGGTCGAACATGTTGCGCGTGATGCCAAAATTGTTTTAGTCGGGGGAGGCATAGGGGTTCCGCCGCTTTATTATACGATGCGCCGATTGGTTGAACGGGGAATTGCCTGCGAAGCGATTTTGGGATTCGATACAGCAGACAGTGTCTTTTATGAAGACGAGTTTCGAAAACTTGGTCCGACGACCGTGACGACCATCGATGGGACAGCGGGAATCCAAGGATTCGTGACCGCCGCGCTCGACAGCAACCGGTTCGATACACTGTTCGCCTGTGGACCGGAACCGATGTTACGCTCGATTCAACAGGTTCCAATCGAACATAAGTTTTTATCGATTGAAAACCGGATGGGGTGCGGCATTGGCGCCTGTTTCGCTTGTGTCTGTCCGACACCTGACGGACATTATGTCAAAACCTGTTCCGATGGTCCGGTCTTTCGGGCAGAAGAGGTGATCCTATGAACCGTCTGCAAGTGGTCTTGCCCGGTCTGCATTTAAAAAATCCGATCATTCCGGCGTCCGGATGTTTCGGATTCGGTGAAGAGTTTGCCAAACTGTACGATTTATCGATGCTTGGCGGCATCATGATCAAAGCGGCGACCGGAGAAGAGCGGTATGGCAATCCGACGCCGCGGGTTGCAGAGAGCGGTATGGGCATGCTGAATGCGATCGGTTTACAAAATCCAGGTGTCGACGGAATCATCGCACAGAAATTACCGTTTCTCAGTCAGTTTGATACAGAAATCATTGCGAACGTGGCCGGCTCGACACCAGAAGAATATGAGGAAGTCACAAGACGGATCAGCCGGGATCCGGTCGTTAAAGCAATCGAGTTGAACATCTCCTGTCCAAACGTCAAGTCCGGCGGGTTGCAGTTCGGAACGGATCCGAAGATGGCGGCTGAGCTGACACGGCGCGTCAAAGCGGTTTCCGAAAAACCGGTCTATGTCAAATTATCTCCGAATGTCACGTCGATTGTTGAGATGGCCCAAGCAGTTGAACAGGCGGGTGCGGATGGACTGACGATGATCAATACACTTGTCGGGATGCGGATCGACGTTCGGACCGGTCAACCGATTTTGGCTAACCGGATCGGCGGATTGTCCGGACCAGCCATCAAACCGGTTGCCATTCGGATGATTCACGATGTCGCCCAAGTCGTCTCGATTCCGATTATCGGGATGGGAGGCGTCATGGAAGTGGATGATGTACTCGAGATGATTTACGCAGGCGCGTCAGCGGTAGCAATCGGAACGGCTAATTTCGTGAATCCGTTCATTTGTCAGGAACTGATAACGGCATTGCCGAAACGAATGGACGAGTTAGGCATTGAACACATTTTGGACATCAGGGGGAAAGCATATGGAGCAACTTTACATCGCGCTTGATTTTGAGTCAGCCAACCAAGTCGAACGATTTTTAGAAAAATTGGCACCATACCGTCCGGCAGTCAAAATCGGGATGGAGCTGTATTATGCGGAAGGTCCCGCTTTTGTCCGGCATTTGGTCAAACAAGGACATGCTGTTTTTCTCGATTTAAAAGTCCATGATATTCCAGAAACGGCCCGGCGGACGATGCGGATCATTGGTCAACTCGGTGTTGAACTGACGAACGTCCACGCAGCAGGTGGAAAAACAATGATGCAGGCGGCCCTTGCAGGATTACGCGAGACGTCGGCCGATACACGGTTAATTGCCGTCACACAGCTGACATCGACTGATCAAGCGATGTTGACCGACCTGATGATTCCACACACGATGGACGAGGTAGTTGCGCATTATGCCCGCGAAGCCGAACAGTCCGGTCTTGACGGAGTCGTGTGTTCCGCTCTCGATACGACACACATCAAGACCATCTGTCAACCCGGATTCCAACTGGTCACGCCGGGAATCCGGCCAAACGGGACGGCAGCAAATGATCAAAAACGGATTGCGACCGTGACGGACGCCGGGCGAAACGGGGCAACGGATCTCGTCATCGGACGTGCCATCACACAGGCAGAGAATCCGAAAGTTGTCTATGAAGCATTACTCTCAGAATGGAAGGGGATCACATCATGAATCAACTAGCAAAAGCTTTACTCGAAATCGAAGCGGTCACGTTAGCACCGACGACACCGTATACGTGGGCGAGCGGGTTACGGTCACCCATTTATTGTGACAACCGATTGACTTTATCCAGTCCGGCCGTTCGGACGCTGATTGCCGACAAATTAGCGGAACGCATCCGCCCCTTAAACGTCGATGTCATCGCCGGGACGGCAACAGCCGGCATTCCGCATGCGGCGCTCGTCGCAGAACGACTGGGTCTTCCAATGATTTATATCCGCGGAAGTGCGAAAGGACACGGAAAAGGAAATCAGATTGAAGGACGATTGCACGCCGGACAACGTGTCATCGTCATCGAAGATTTACTATCGACCGGGATGTCTTCAATTGAAGCCACTCAAGCAGTTGAAGCAGCCGGGGGAACCGTCGTCCGGATTCAAGCCATCTTCTCTTACGGCATGACACGACTGAAGGAAAACTTAACGGCAGCCGAAGTGGAGGCGGATGCATTACTGACGTTCACAGAATTGCTGGAGACAGCTGTCGAGACGGCATACATTTCCAAAGAAGAACAGGACGCTTTACGGACCTGGTCAGTCGATCCGGTGCATTGGAGTGAAACGTTCCTTGCAGTCGCCAAGACAAATGGATGACAGCATTATGAAAAGTGATCCGGGCATGGCGGAAAAGATAAGAATCATCCGTCATGTGTTCTTTTTTTTGATACACTGAAAACAAAGAAAAGGAGCTGTTTTCAGATGTTGACCCATTATCGTGATTATGAGAGCTTCAAACAGGTTGCGGTCCCGATACTCGAACGACGACCGGATGTCCATCAGTTGCCGCTCGGCATATTGGAGCGTGGAGATGTTCCGATTTTGATGGCGATTGCAGAAGAAGGAAATCGGACGATTGTCGTCCTGCAAACGATTGAAGAACAGGCGATCCTGGCAGGGGATGTCTTTACATACGAAGGAATTCGAAAGTTATCACGGATTTTGAACTGTCCCGGATATGTCGGCGAGCAGGCAATCATTGAACCGTTGCTGGTTTCGCACAGTCCGTTTCAAATCAAGATGGATCAAGGGATTTACGCATTGACGACGGTCATTCCTCCGGTAACGCTCGACTATGAGTTCTGTCTAATCGAGGAACAGTTTGCTGATCAGGCTGTTGCGTTTGGCTGGTCATTCATCCAGGAGACCGGTGCCTTACCCGCGACAGAACGCAGTCGTTTGAAAAATGAACAAACAATCCGAAAACATATTCAAGCAGATACCTTGTTTGGTCTGTTCGACGGGGATCAGTTGCTCGCGATGGCGTCTTCCAGTCGACCAACTGCTTCCGGTGTGACGATTTCGTATGTCTTCACCCCGCAAAAATGGCGGAAGCAAGGGATTGCTTCTTACTTAGTGGCATGTTTGTCCGAGCATTTATTACAGCAGTATCCGATGGTGTCATTGTACACGGACTGGTCGAATCCGACGTCGAACAAGATTTATCAAGCAGTCGGCTTTGAACTCGTCGGACGTTCGGTACAAATTACGAAACGTCCGAAATACCAATGATCGGATGACGGCATGAAAAAGCAGCAGTGCTTTCCTGAATCAGGAGGAAGCACTGCTGCTTTTGTTGTAGAAATAAGGTATTTTAAAACGTCGCGATGATTTTTCCGCGGACGTGTCGCTCTGACAAACGTTGTAAACCTTTGACGATGTCTGCCGCCGGAATTTCTTCCGTGACGAGCGGATCAAGTTCTTTTGCTGAAACGAGTTTTAGAAGCTCATTCGCCATATGACCAAGGTTTCGGATGGCACGGTCATCTTTGCTCGCATAAGCAGCAGCGAGTGCGACTTCATGGACGGACGGAGAGAGCGTAAACGGTTTGACGACCGATTGATCGGGACCACCGGCGATGAAGGCAAGTTGACCGGAAAAAGCGAGGCGTCCGAAATCAGCTGTTGCTTCGTCGCGACCTACCGTGTTGAAAATCAAATCAGCACCGCGACCGTTCGTCCAGTCTCGGATGACTTCTGTCACATTTTCTTTTTTATAGTCGATCGCAAGATCTGCACCGAGGTTCTTGACCCAATCGTGATTCTCCGTCGAGGCCGTCGTTGCAACGGAAAGTCCAAGACGTTTGGCGAGTTGGATCCCGATTCCGCCGACCCCACCCGCACCGGCATGGATGAGAATGGTTTCTTTACCGGTGGTGTTCATCTTCTGAACGATTGCTTCATAGGCTGTCATCCCGGCACACAAAATGGCCGCTGCCTCGGTAAAGCTGACATCGTCCGGGATTTTGGCCAAGGCACGGGCATCGACGACAGCATATTCCGCAAAAGCCCCGTTTTTTTGGAGGTTCGTATGAATTGCCACCCGCTCACCGGGTTCGATATCCGTTACGTCTTTCCCCACTTGTTCAACGATACCGGTTAAATCAACACCCGGAATATGCGGGTACGTCCAGGCCGGATTTTTTGTCGCTTTGTAGTCAACGGGATTCAAGGCGGCAGCTTGAACGCGAATCAAGGCCTGCCCTTCATCCGGTATCGGAGTTTCGACTTCTTCAAATGTCCATTGATCGATTGTGTCGCCTGCGTGATTTAGCCATGCTTTCATTTTTAATACGCTCCTTCCGAGTAGGTCAGCTCATACGAATGGGAATACAGTTCAACGAGGTTGCCGAACGGATCTTCGCAGTACACCATCCGGTACGGTTTTTCGCCTGGATAATATTCACGGATCGGCATCCGTTGTTTGCCGCCATGCGCGACGATTTTTTCGACCATTCCTTCAATATCCGGATCTTGAATCGCATAGTGGAAAATACCTGTCTTCCAGAATTCAAAATTGTTTTCCGGTTGTTCGTTGTTCGGGAACTCAAATAACTCGATCCCGACCCGGTCACCTGTTGCCATATGCGCAATGCGGAATTTCTCCCAGCCGGCTCCGAAGACATCCGTACACATGACACCGATCGGCGAATCATCCTCCATGACATCAGATGGTTCCATGATGATATACCAGCCCATGACCTCCGAGTAAAACGAAATGGCTTGTTCTAAATTCGGGACAGACAGTCCGATGTGCGAAAAATTACGTGGATAGTTCATCACTTCCAGCTCCTTTGCTTTTTGATTTACGACAACGATAACTTACGATACACTCGACTGCATAGTACGCACTTTGAAGTAACTACCTGAAGGAGAGACGAAGCAATGACGACAGAACAATTTCCAGTCAATCGGGCGCTCGCCATCATCGGCGGAAAATGGCGTCCACAGTTATATTGCACGTTAGAGGACGGTCCGAAACGTTTTTTAGAATTACAACGCGCGATTCCCGGTATCTCGAGGAAAGTC from Exiguobacterium sibiricum 7-3 includes the following:
- a CDS encoding dihydroorotate dehydrogenase electron transfer subunit, which translates into the protein MIQLLTVVTRRQIASGATELVCRRPDATSIEPGRFMHLRVGPLLRRPISIANVEGDLITFLFKEIGQGTKELARLRAGDQIDALGPLGNGFPVEHVARDAKIVLVGGGIGVPPLYYTMRRLVERGIACEAILGFDTADSVFYEDEFRKLGPTTVTTIDGTAGIQGFVTAALDSNRFDTLFACGPEPMLRSIQQVPIEHKFLSIENRMGCGIGACFACVCPTPDGHYVKTCSDGPVFRAEEVIL
- a CDS encoding dihydroorotate dehydrogenase translates to MNRLQVVLPGLHLKNPIIPASGCFGFGEEFAKLYDLSMLGGIMIKAATGEERYGNPTPRVAESGMGMLNAIGLQNPGVDGIIAQKLPFLSQFDTEIIANVAGSTPEEYEEVTRRISRDPVVKAIELNISCPNVKSGGLQFGTDPKMAAELTRRVKAVSEKPVYVKLSPNVTSIVEMAQAVEQAGADGLTMINTLVGMRIDVRTGQPILANRIGGLSGPAIKPVAIRMIHDVAQVVSIPIIGMGGVMEVDDVLEMIYAGASAVAIGTANFVNPFICQELITALPKRMDELGIEHILDIRGKAYGATLHRA
- the pyrF gene encoding orotidine-5'-phosphate decarboxylase, whose protein sequence is MEQLYIALDFESANQVERFLEKLAPYRPAVKIGMELYYAEGPAFVRHLVKQGHAVFLDLKVHDIPETARRTMRIIGQLGVELTNVHAAGGKTMMQAALAGLRETSADTRLIAVTQLTSTDQAMLTDLMIPHTMDEVVAHYAREAEQSGLDGVVCSALDTTHIKTICQPGFQLVTPGIRPNGTAANDQKRIATVTDAGRNGATDLVIGRAITQAENPKVVYEALLSEWKGITS
- the pyrE gene encoding orotate phosphoribosyltransferase, producing the protein MNQLAKALLEIEAVTLAPTTPYTWASGLRSPIYCDNRLTLSSPAVRTLIADKLAERIRPLNVDVIAGTATAGIPHAALVAERLGLPMIYIRGSAKGHGKGNQIEGRLHAGQRVIVIEDLLSTGMSSIEATQAVEAAGGTVVRIQAIFSYGMTRLKENLTAAEVEADALLTFTELLETAVETAYISKEEQDALRTWSVDPVHWSETFLAVAKTNG
- a CDS encoding GNAT family N-acetyltransferase, with translation MLTHYRDYESFKQVAVPILERRPDVHQLPLGILERGDVPILMAIAEEGNRTIVVLQTIEEQAILAGDVFTYEGIRKLSRILNCPGYVGEQAIIEPLLVSHSPFQIKMDQGIYALTTVIPPVTLDYEFCLIEEQFADQAVAFGWSFIQETGALPATERSRLKNEQTIRKHIQADTLFGLFDGDQLLAMASSSRPTASGVTISYVFTPQKWRKQGIASYLVACLSEHLLQQYPMVSLYTDWSNPTSNKIYQAVGFELVGRSVQITKRPKYQ
- a CDS encoding zinc-binding dehydrogenase — its product is MKAWLNHAGDTIDQWTFEEVETPIPDEGQALIRVQAAALNPVDYKATKNPAWTYPHIPGVDLTGIVEQVGKDVTDIEPGERVAIHTNLQKNGAFAEYAVVDARALAKIPDDVSFTEAAAILCAGMTAYEAIVQKMNTTGKETILIHAGAGGVGGIGIQLAKRLGLSVATTASTENHDWVKNLGADLAIDYKKENVTEVIRDWTNGRGADLIFNTVGRDEATADFGRLAFSGQLAFIAGGPDQSVVKPFTLSPSVHEVALAAAYASKDDRAIRNLGHMANELLKLVSAKELDPLVTEEIPAADIVKGLQRLSERHVRGKIIATF
- a CDS encoding lactoylglutathione lyase family protein, encoding MNYPRNFSHIGLSVPNLEQAISFYSEVMGWYIIMEPSDVMEDDSPIGVMCTDVFGAGWEKFRIAHMATGDRVGIELFEFPNNEQPENNFEFWKTGIFHYAIQDPDIEGMVEKIVAHGGKQRMPIREYYPGEKPYRMVYCEDPFGNLVELYSHSYELTYSEGAY